Within Actinoplanes sp. L3-i22, the genomic segment TTACTCGCCTTGGCCCGGTCCACGAACCCGTTCGGCAGCGTGGTGCCCTCGCCGCCGACCATCTCGAAGTCGGCCGGGGCGGACGCGGCCAGCTCCCGGTTGCCGAGCGCCCGGATCGACGCCCCGCCGACCAGCACCCCGGCGACCAGGGTGACGCCGAGCGCGACCACCACCGACACCGCGGCGGCCCGGCGGGCGCTGCCGCCCACCCCGCCGACGGCGAGCCGGCCGACCGGTCCGAGCCGGCGCAGCGGCCAGCCGGCGACCGCGAGCACCGGCCGGACCAGCACCGGGCCGAGCGCGATCAGCGCGACGAAGGCCAGCGCGCCGGAGACCACCACGGCCAGCAGCATGGTCTGCGCGTCGTAGTTCTCCTCGTTCGGCCCGGGCAGGTTGGTGTACACGTAGAACGCCGCGGCCAGCGCGGCGGCCAGCGGCAGCAGCCCGGCGATCCAGCGCAGCACGCCGATCCCGGTGCGGGCGCCGGTCCCGGCCGCGGTCCGCAGCGCCTCCAGGGGCGCCACCCGGGAGGCGGAGATCGCCGGGGCCAGCACCGCGACCACCGAGATCACCACGGCCAGCAGCACCGTGCCGAGCGCGGGCAGCACCGGCAGACCGGGGCTGAGCACGGGCCAGCCGAACGCCCGGGCCGCGGCCGGCACGAGATGCCCGGCGGCGAGCGCGGCGAGCACCCCGGTCACGCCGGTGACCAGGCCGGTCAGCGCGCCCTCGGCGGCCAGGGCGCGGAACGTCGCGCCGCGGCCGGCGCCGACCGCCCGGAGCAGGGCGAGCTGCCGCATCCGCTGGGCGAAGACGATCCGGAACGTGCTGGCGGCGATCAGGCCGGCCGCCGCGACGGCGATCCCGACGAACATCCCGACCACCGCGAACAGCTGGTCGATCTGGCTCGCCGCGACGCGGGCCTCGGCCAGCCGGACGTCGGCCCCCGTGGCCACCTCCGGCCGGTCCTCCGGCTTCGCGCCGGCGAACAGCGCGGCCACCTGGTCCTGTACCGCCCCCGCGTCGGTGCCGGCGTCCACGTCCACGTCGACCTGCTGCACGTAGTGCTCGGTGACCAGCGGGAACAGGGTGGTCGCCGGGGCGTACGCGTCGTACCCGAAGTCCTCCGGCGCGGTCACCACCCCGACCACCGTGAGCGGCGTCTTCTTGCCGTTGCCGGTGTCGGCGGTCGCGGTCGCGCCCACGGTCAGGCCGAGCAGCTGGACCGTGCGCGGGGTGATCGCGATCTCGCCGGCCGCGGCCGGGTAGCGGCCCTCGGTGACCTTCACCAGCGCGAGCGGGCCGCTGCCCGGGTCGGCGGTCAGGTTCAGGTACTGCCCGCCCAGCTGGGCGCCGATGCCCATCCGCGCGGCGGTCCGGGAGACGCCCGGGATCGCGGTGATCGCGGCGAGCTGCTTGTCGTCGATGCTGCCGTTGCGGACGACCAGGTCGGCCGCCTCCGGGGTGCCGCTCAGACCGGCCAGGATGCTGCGCTCGGTGATCTGCTGGGCGAGCACGGTCGCGAAGACCACGAACGAGGCGACCAGGACGGCCAGGCCGGTCAGCAACAGGCGCGACGGCCGACGGGTGACGCCGGCCAACTGCGTACGCAAAATGGT encodes:
- a CDS encoding FtsX-like permease family protein, which gives rise to MNTILRTQLAGVTRRPSRLLLTGLAVLVASFVVFATVLAQQITERSILAGLSGTPEAADLVVRNGSIDDKQLAAITAIPGVSRTAARMGIGAQLGGQYLNLTADPGSGPLALVKVTEGRYPAAAGEIAITPRTVQLLGLTVGATATADTGNGKKTPLTVVGVVTAPEDFGYDAYAPATTLFPLVTEHYVQQVDVDVDAGTDAGAVQDQVAALFAGAKPEDRPEVATGADVRLAEARVAASQIDQLFAVVGMFVGIAVAAAGLIAASTFRIVFAQRMRQLALLRAVGAGRGATFRALAAEGALTGLVTGVTGVLAALAAGHLVPAAARAFGWPVLSPGLPVLPALGTVLLAVVISVVAVLAPAISASRVAPLEALRTAAGTGARTGIGVLRWIAGLLPLAAALAAAFYVYTNLPGPNEENYDAQTMLLAVVVSGALAFVALIALGPVLVRPVLAVAGWPLRRLGPVGRLAVGGVGGSARRAAAVSVVVALGVTLVAGVLVGGASIRALGNRELAASAPADFEMVGGEGTTLPNGFVDRAKASKELTRVTPYRRLTTARIAQLDQVPITDLDVTALPRLRDLDVRAGSVSDLRPGGAVLARYLAEMANLGLGDTVQVHNGKKTVGLTIVAVLGDDAPLHAGLLVTPTDLTAMGMGAGYSGMLADASADGATARTEALRAMRAASGGNTDFGVEVLADQRDNLNSDLAILLGIALGLIGLTVLIAVVGVGATTALSVVERVRESGLLRAIGMSRGGLRAMLTAESALYGVIGAVLGLALGVPYAWLALQAIGVNAPLAVPVWQLAAAFLILVALTALAGVLPARRAARVSPVTALGTE